From the genome of Synchiropus splendidus isolate RoL2022-P1 chromosome 17, RoL_Sspl_1.0, whole genome shotgun sequence, one region includes:
- the fhdc3 gene encoding FH2 domain containing 3 isoform X2 has protein sequence MEREQIFKSASPPPPPPPPPPPPPLQGASFLHTTPEYSQSQASSSGPQLPPPPPPPPPPPPPAVSPPAPSSSRNVHRRSMKKLNWDALPSQRVLGKLNVWTSQRPQRNLVLDIQSMEELFSQVDKKASLRASKTLKGREGVVHHPEEPQVTILDSKKSMNIGIFLRQFKRPIEEMMQDICLGKWQRFGAGKLQELCKLLPEGTEVKQLLSFSGNLSLLPEADQFMVRLVQVPGYEERLKMMVLREEFFPLMEEVNSAVAVLIKAANELLDCDDLHSVIRLVLKAGNYMNAVGSTAGFLGGYSANAIGFRMTSLLNLADTKANKPGMNLMHYVAKQAEGIDGELLTFPSQLQHIGSASRICKEEVTLDFDREVKKLKEVKLYTSRNPSLAQQMEPFLARADAKMAEVEFSLQDLQVLSHAVAEYFCEDPCTFKLEECCSIFHSFCKRFHTAVQENREREAAEQRRKRKESMRNAAKRRAVVPEPDSLPSDLSLESALHSFLSSAPDGLARHRKCTQPAVDVSKEPEEPEEEVEASSAAELEPGVSQTQLQNQEAEETPPEGDVEKSQAAAEDKAPDSPAPLYTPHTPRPRTRDFFFAHNGDAGSPWTIVSPFACSARPASCRPRHQRRLSAMDAGDDLEGVWETEDPAEPPSSPGQDLPPVSPPEEACAAAHPSKGVSSRSASVDETKSVPSGFRLGDLFTRSMSQRSFSTGSKAEFPKERSRGEAHENAFGIISFFRRFGGRSKTLDADDTNQ, from the exons ATGGAGCGAGAGCAGATTTTTAAATCTgcctctccacctccacctcctcctcctcctcctcctcctcctcctcttcaagGCGCTTCTtttctccacaccactccagaaTATTCACAATCACAAGCTTCGTCCAGTGGTCCACAAttaccacctcctcctcctcctcctccccctccccctcccccggcTGTCTCCCCACCGGCCCCCTCGTCTTCTCGTAACGTTCACCGACGGTCCATGAAGAAGCTGAACTGGGACGCTCTTCCCAGTCAGCGTGTTCTGGGGAAGCTCAACGTCTGGACTTCCCAGCGGCCTCAGAGAAACCTGGTGCTGGACATCCAGAGCATGGAGGAGCTGTTCAGTCAGGTGGACAAGAAGGCTTCGCTGCGAGCCTCCAAGACTCTAAAGGGCAGGGAGGGTGTGGTCCACCATCCGGAGGAGCCGCAG GTCACCATTCTGGACTCCAAGAAGAGCATGAACATTGGGATCTTCCTGAGGCAGTTCAAGAG GCCAATAGAGGAAATGATGCAGGACATTTGCCTGGGGAAGTGGCAGCGCTTCGGTGCTGGGAAACTCCAAGAGCTTTGTAAACTTCTGCCCGAGGGCACCGAG gtgaagcagctgctgtctTTCAGTGGGAACCTGTCGCTCCTGCCCGAGGCCGACCAGTTCATGGTGCGGCTCGTCCAAGTGCCCGG CTACGAGGAGCGACTGAAAATGATGGTGCTTCGGGAGGAATTCTTccctctgatggaggaggtgaacaGCGCTGTTGCTGTCCTGATCAAAGCAGCCAACG AGCTGCTGGACTGTGACGACCTCCACTCAGTCATCAGGCTGGTGCTCAAAGCTGGGAACTACATGAACGCTGTGGGTTCAACCGCTGGcttcttg GGCGGCTACAGCGCCAACGCCATCGGCTTCAGGATGACCTCGCTGCTCAACCTGGCCGACACCAAAGCCAACAAGCCGGGAATGAACCTCATGCACTACGTTGCCAAG CAAGCGGAAGGCATCGACGGCGAGCTGCTGACCTTCCCCAGCCAGCTGCAGCACATCGGCAGCGCGTCCAG GATTTGCAAAGAGGAAGTCACCTTGGACTTTGACAGAGAAGTGAAGAAGTTGAAGGAGGTGAAGTTGTACACCAGCAGAAACCCCAGCCTGGCTCAGCAGATGGAGCCCTTCCTGGCG AGAGCCGACGCCAAGATGGCTGAGGTGGAGTTTTCCCTGCAGGACCTGCAAGTGCTGAGCCACGCCGTGGCCGAATACTTCTGCGAGGACCCCTGCACCTTCAAGCTGGAGGAGTGCTGCTCCATCTTCCACTCCTTCTGCAAGCGCTTCCACACGGCAGTGCAG GAGAACCGTGAGCGAGAGGCAGCGGAGCAGCGGCGCAAGAGGAAGGAGAGCATGCGGAACGCCGCCAAGCGCCGCGCCGTGGTGCCAGAGCCGGATTCACTTCCCTCCGACCTGAGTCTGGAGTCCGCCCTGCACAGCTTCCTGTCCAGCGCTCCGGACGGGCTCGCCCGACACAGAAAGTGCACGCAGCCGGCCGTGGACGTCAGcaaggagccagaggagccggaggaggaggtggaggcctcttctgctgctgagctggagcCTGGCGTCTCGCAAACGCAACTGCAGAACCAGGAGGCAGAAGAGACTCCACCAGAGGGCGACGTGGAGAAGAGCCAGGCGGCAGCTGAGGACAAGGCCCCCGACTCTCCAGCGCCACTCTACACCCCTCACACTCCTCGCCCTCGAACCAGAGACTTCTTCTTTGCTCACAATGGCGACGCAGGTTCGCCGTGGACAATCGTGAGTCCTTTCGCTTGCTCCGCTCGGCCTGCGAGCTGCAGGCCCAGACATCAGCGCCGACTGTCGGCCATGGATGCTGGCGACGATCTGGAGGGGGTGTGGGAGACGGAGGACCCGGCCGAGCCCCCGAGTTCCCCTGGTCAGGACCTGCCGCCCGTGTCTCCACCTGAAGAGGCCTGTGCTGCGGCTCATCCATCCAAGGGCGTCTCCTCAAGGTCAGCTTCCGTGGATGAAACCAAGTCGGTGCCGTCCGGGTTCCGCCTGGGCGACTTGTTCACCAGAAGCATGTCTCAGAGGTCCTTCTCCACCGGCTCCAAAGCCGAGTTCCCCAAGGAGCGCAGCCGTGGAGAAGCTCACGAGAATGCCTTTggaatcatttctttttttaggcGCTTTGGAGGCAGAAGTAAAACGCTTGACGCCGACGACACCAACCAATGA
- the fhdc3 gene encoding FH2 domain containing 3 isoform X4, with product MEREQIFKSASPPPPPPPPPPPPPLQGASFLHTTPEYSQSQASSSGPQLPPPPPPPPPPPPPAVSPPAPSSSRNVHRRSMKKLNWDALPSQRVLGKLNVWTSQRPQRNLVLDIQSMEELFSQVDKKASLRASKTLKGREGVVHHPEEPQVTILDSKKSMNIGIFLRQFKRPIEEMMQDICLGKWQRFGAGKLQELCKLLPEGTEVKQLLSFSGNLSLLPEADQFMVRLVQVPGYEERLKMMVLREEFFPLMEEVNSAVAVLIKAANELLDCDDLHSVIRLVLKAGNYMNAGGYSANAIGFRMTSLLNLADTKANKPGMNLMHYVAKQAEGIDGELLTFPSQLQHIGSASRICKEEVTLDFDREVKKLKEVKLYTSRNPSLAQQMEPFLARADAKMAEVEFSLQDLQVLSHAVAEYFCEDPCTFKLEECCSIFHSFCKRFHTAVQENREREAAEQRRKRKESMRNAAKRRAVVPEPDSLPSDLSLESALHSFLSSAPDGLARHRKCTQPAVDVSKEPEEPEEEVEASSAAELEPGVSQTQLQNQEAEETPPEGDVEKSQAAAEDKAPDSPAPLYTPHTPRPRTRDFFFAHNGDAGSPWTIVSPFACSARPASCRPRHQRRLSAMDAGDDLEGVWETEDPAEPPSSPGQDLPPVSPPEEACAAAHPSKGVSSRSASVDETKSVPSGFRLGDLFTRSMSQRSFSTGSKAEFPKERSRGEAHENAFGIISFFRRFGGRSKTLDADDTNQ from the exons ATGGAGCGAGAGCAGATTTTTAAATCTgcctctccacctccacctcctcctcctcctcctcctcctcctcctcttcaagGCGCTTCTtttctccacaccactccagaaTATTCACAATCACAAGCTTCGTCCAGTGGTCCACAAttaccacctcctcctcctcctcctccccctccccctcccccggcTGTCTCCCCACCGGCCCCCTCGTCTTCTCGTAACGTTCACCGACGGTCCATGAAGAAGCTGAACTGGGACGCTCTTCCCAGTCAGCGTGTTCTGGGGAAGCTCAACGTCTGGACTTCCCAGCGGCCTCAGAGAAACCTGGTGCTGGACATCCAGAGCATGGAGGAGCTGTTCAGTCAGGTGGACAAGAAGGCTTCGCTGCGAGCCTCCAAGACTCTAAAGGGCAGGGAGGGTGTGGTCCACCATCCGGAGGAGCCGCAG GTCACCATTCTGGACTCCAAGAAGAGCATGAACATTGGGATCTTCCTGAGGCAGTTCAAGAG GCCAATAGAGGAAATGATGCAGGACATTTGCCTGGGGAAGTGGCAGCGCTTCGGTGCTGGGAAACTCCAAGAGCTTTGTAAACTTCTGCCCGAGGGCACCGAG gtgaagcagctgctgtctTTCAGTGGGAACCTGTCGCTCCTGCCCGAGGCCGACCAGTTCATGGTGCGGCTCGTCCAAGTGCCCGG CTACGAGGAGCGACTGAAAATGATGGTGCTTCGGGAGGAATTCTTccctctgatggaggaggtgaacaGCGCTGTTGCTGTCCTGATCAAAGCAGCCAACG AGCTGCTGGACTGTGACGACCTCCACTCAGTCATCAGGCTGGTGCTCAAAGCTGGGAACTACATGAACGCT GGCGGCTACAGCGCCAACGCCATCGGCTTCAGGATGACCTCGCTGCTCAACCTGGCCGACACCAAAGCCAACAAGCCGGGAATGAACCTCATGCACTACGTTGCCAAG CAAGCGGAAGGCATCGACGGCGAGCTGCTGACCTTCCCCAGCCAGCTGCAGCACATCGGCAGCGCGTCCAG GATTTGCAAAGAGGAAGTCACCTTGGACTTTGACAGAGAAGTGAAGAAGTTGAAGGAGGTGAAGTTGTACACCAGCAGAAACCCCAGCCTGGCTCAGCAGATGGAGCCCTTCCTGGCG AGAGCCGACGCCAAGATGGCTGAGGTGGAGTTTTCCCTGCAGGACCTGCAAGTGCTGAGCCACGCCGTGGCCGAATACTTCTGCGAGGACCCCTGCACCTTCAAGCTGGAGGAGTGCTGCTCCATCTTCCACTCCTTCTGCAAGCGCTTCCACACGGCAGTGCAG GAGAACCGTGAGCGAGAGGCAGCGGAGCAGCGGCGCAAGAGGAAGGAGAGCATGCGGAACGCCGCCAAGCGCCGCGCCGTGGTGCCAGAGCCGGATTCACTTCCCTCCGACCTGAGTCTGGAGTCCGCCCTGCACAGCTTCCTGTCCAGCGCTCCGGACGGGCTCGCCCGACACAGAAAGTGCACGCAGCCGGCCGTGGACGTCAGcaaggagccagaggagccggaggaggaggtggaggcctcttctgctgctgagctggagcCTGGCGTCTCGCAAACGCAACTGCAGAACCAGGAGGCAGAAGAGACTCCACCAGAGGGCGACGTGGAGAAGAGCCAGGCGGCAGCTGAGGACAAGGCCCCCGACTCTCCAGCGCCACTCTACACCCCTCACACTCCTCGCCCTCGAACCAGAGACTTCTTCTTTGCTCACAATGGCGACGCAGGTTCGCCGTGGACAATCGTGAGTCCTTTCGCTTGCTCCGCTCGGCCTGCGAGCTGCAGGCCCAGACATCAGCGCCGACTGTCGGCCATGGATGCTGGCGACGATCTGGAGGGGGTGTGGGAGACGGAGGACCCGGCCGAGCCCCCGAGTTCCCCTGGTCAGGACCTGCCGCCCGTGTCTCCACCTGAAGAGGCCTGTGCTGCGGCTCATCCATCCAAGGGCGTCTCCTCAAGGTCAGCTTCCGTGGATGAAACCAAGTCGGTGCCGTCCGGGTTCCGCCTGGGCGACTTGTTCACCAGAAGCATGTCTCAGAGGTCCTTCTCCACCGGCTCCAAAGCCGAGTTCCCCAAGGAGCGCAGCCGTGGAGAAGCTCACGAGAATGCCTTTggaatcatttctttttttaggcGCTTTGGAGGCAGAAGTAAAACGCTTGACGCCGACGACACCAACCAATGA
- the fhdc3 gene encoding FH2 domain containing 3 isoform X1 encodes MEREQIFKSASPPPPPPPPPPPPPLQGASFLHTTPEYSQSQASSSGPQLPPPPPPPPPPPPPAVSPPAPSSSRNVHRRSMKKLNWDALPSQRVLGKLNVWTSQRPQRNLVLDIQSMEELFSQVDKKASLRASKTLKGREGVVHHPEEPQVTILDSKKSMNIGIFLRQFKRPIEEMMQDICLGKWQRFGAGKLQELCKLLPEGTEVKQLLSFSGNLSLLPEADQFMVRLVQVPGYEERLKMMVLREEFFPLMEEVNSAVAVLIKAANELLDCDDLHSVIRLVLKAGNYMNAVGSTAGFLGGYSANAIGFRMTSLLNLADTKANKPGMNLMHYVAKVQAEGIDGELLTFPSQLQHIGSASRICKEEVTLDFDREVKKLKEVKLYTSRNPSLAQQMEPFLARADAKMAEVEFSLQDLQVLSHAVAEYFCEDPCTFKLEECCSIFHSFCKRFHTAVQENREREAAEQRRKRKESMRNAAKRRAVVPEPDSLPSDLSLESALHSFLSSAPDGLARHRKCTQPAVDVSKEPEEPEEEVEASSAAELEPGVSQTQLQNQEAEETPPEGDVEKSQAAAEDKAPDSPAPLYTPHTPRPRTRDFFFAHNGDAGSPWTIVSPFACSARPASCRPRHQRRLSAMDAGDDLEGVWETEDPAEPPSSPGQDLPPVSPPEEACAAAHPSKGVSSRSASVDETKSVPSGFRLGDLFTRSMSQRSFSTGSKAEFPKERSRGEAHENAFGIISFFRRFGGRSKTLDADDTNQ; translated from the exons ATGGAGCGAGAGCAGATTTTTAAATCTgcctctccacctccacctcctcctcctcctcctcctcctcctcctcttcaagGCGCTTCTtttctccacaccactccagaaTATTCACAATCACAAGCTTCGTCCAGTGGTCCACAAttaccacctcctcctcctcctcctccccctccccctcccccggcTGTCTCCCCACCGGCCCCCTCGTCTTCTCGTAACGTTCACCGACGGTCCATGAAGAAGCTGAACTGGGACGCTCTTCCCAGTCAGCGTGTTCTGGGGAAGCTCAACGTCTGGACTTCCCAGCGGCCTCAGAGAAACCTGGTGCTGGACATCCAGAGCATGGAGGAGCTGTTCAGTCAGGTGGACAAGAAGGCTTCGCTGCGAGCCTCCAAGACTCTAAAGGGCAGGGAGGGTGTGGTCCACCATCCGGAGGAGCCGCAG GTCACCATTCTGGACTCCAAGAAGAGCATGAACATTGGGATCTTCCTGAGGCAGTTCAAGAG GCCAATAGAGGAAATGATGCAGGACATTTGCCTGGGGAAGTGGCAGCGCTTCGGTGCTGGGAAACTCCAAGAGCTTTGTAAACTTCTGCCCGAGGGCACCGAG gtgaagcagctgctgtctTTCAGTGGGAACCTGTCGCTCCTGCCCGAGGCCGACCAGTTCATGGTGCGGCTCGTCCAAGTGCCCGG CTACGAGGAGCGACTGAAAATGATGGTGCTTCGGGAGGAATTCTTccctctgatggaggaggtgaacaGCGCTGTTGCTGTCCTGATCAAAGCAGCCAACG AGCTGCTGGACTGTGACGACCTCCACTCAGTCATCAGGCTGGTGCTCAAAGCTGGGAACTACATGAACGCTGTGGGTTCAACCGCTGGcttcttg GGCGGCTACAGCGCCAACGCCATCGGCTTCAGGATGACCTCGCTGCTCAACCTGGCCGACACCAAAGCCAACAAGCCGGGAATGAACCTCATGCACTACGTTGCCAAGGTA CAAGCGGAAGGCATCGACGGCGAGCTGCTGACCTTCCCCAGCCAGCTGCAGCACATCGGCAGCGCGTCCAG GATTTGCAAAGAGGAAGTCACCTTGGACTTTGACAGAGAAGTGAAGAAGTTGAAGGAGGTGAAGTTGTACACCAGCAGAAACCCCAGCCTGGCTCAGCAGATGGAGCCCTTCCTGGCG AGAGCCGACGCCAAGATGGCTGAGGTGGAGTTTTCCCTGCAGGACCTGCAAGTGCTGAGCCACGCCGTGGCCGAATACTTCTGCGAGGACCCCTGCACCTTCAAGCTGGAGGAGTGCTGCTCCATCTTCCACTCCTTCTGCAAGCGCTTCCACACGGCAGTGCAG GAGAACCGTGAGCGAGAGGCAGCGGAGCAGCGGCGCAAGAGGAAGGAGAGCATGCGGAACGCCGCCAAGCGCCGCGCCGTGGTGCCAGAGCCGGATTCACTTCCCTCCGACCTGAGTCTGGAGTCCGCCCTGCACAGCTTCCTGTCCAGCGCTCCGGACGGGCTCGCCCGACACAGAAAGTGCACGCAGCCGGCCGTGGACGTCAGcaaggagccagaggagccggaggaggaggtggaggcctcttctgctgctgagctggagcCTGGCGTCTCGCAAACGCAACTGCAGAACCAGGAGGCAGAAGAGACTCCACCAGAGGGCGACGTGGAGAAGAGCCAGGCGGCAGCTGAGGACAAGGCCCCCGACTCTCCAGCGCCACTCTACACCCCTCACACTCCTCGCCCTCGAACCAGAGACTTCTTCTTTGCTCACAATGGCGACGCAGGTTCGCCGTGGACAATCGTGAGTCCTTTCGCTTGCTCCGCTCGGCCTGCGAGCTGCAGGCCCAGACATCAGCGCCGACTGTCGGCCATGGATGCTGGCGACGATCTGGAGGGGGTGTGGGAGACGGAGGACCCGGCCGAGCCCCCGAGTTCCCCTGGTCAGGACCTGCCGCCCGTGTCTCCACCTGAAGAGGCCTGTGCTGCGGCTCATCCATCCAAGGGCGTCTCCTCAAGGTCAGCTTCCGTGGATGAAACCAAGTCGGTGCCGTCCGGGTTCCGCCTGGGCGACTTGTTCACCAGAAGCATGTCTCAGAGGTCCTTCTCCACCGGCTCCAAAGCCGAGTTCCCCAAGGAGCGCAGCCGTGGAGAAGCTCACGAGAATGCCTTTggaatcatttctttttttaggcGCTTTGGAGGCAGAAGTAAAACGCTTGACGCCGACGACACCAACCAATGA
- the fhdc3 gene encoding FH2 domain containing 3 isoform X3: MEREQIFKSASPPPPPPPPPPPPPLQGASFLHTTPEYSQSQASSSGPQLPPPPPPPPPPPPPAVSPPAPSSSRNVHRRSMKKLNWDALPSQRVLGKLNVWTSQRPQRNLVLDIQSMEELFSQVDKKASLRASKTLKGREGVVHHPEEPQVTILDSKKSMNIGIFLRQFKRPIEEMMQDICLGKWQRFGAGKLQELCKLLPEGTEVKQLLSFSGNLSLLPEADQFMVRLVQVPGYEERLKMMVLREEFFPLMEEVNSAVAVLIKAANELLDCDDLHSVIRLVLKAGNYMNAGGYSANAIGFRMTSLLNLADTKANKPGMNLMHYVAKVQAEGIDGELLTFPSQLQHIGSASRICKEEVTLDFDREVKKLKEVKLYTSRNPSLAQQMEPFLARADAKMAEVEFSLQDLQVLSHAVAEYFCEDPCTFKLEECCSIFHSFCKRFHTAVQENREREAAEQRRKRKESMRNAAKRRAVVPEPDSLPSDLSLESALHSFLSSAPDGLARHRKCTQPAVDVSKEPEEPEEEVEASSAAELEPGVSQTQLQNQEAEETPPEGDVEKSQAAAEDKAPDSPAPLYTPHTPRPRTRDFFFAHNGDAGSPWTIVSPFACSARPASCRPRHQRRLSAMDAGDDLEGVWETEDPAEPPSSPGQDLPPVSPPEEACAAAHPSKGVSSRSASVDETKSVPSGFRLGDLFTRSMSQRSFSTGSKAEFPKERSRGEAHENAFGIISFFRRFGGRSKTLDADDTNQ; this comes from the exons ATGGAGCGAGAGCAGATTTTTAAATCTgcctctccacctccacctcctcctcctcctcctcctcctcctcctcttcaagGCGCTTCTtttctccacaccactccagaaTATTCACAATCACAAGCTTCGTCCAGTGGTCCACAAttaccacctcctcctcctcctcctccccctccccctcccccggcTGTCTCCCCACCGGCCCCCTCGTCTTCTCGTAACGTTCACCGACGGTCCATGAAGAAGCTGAACTGGGACGCTCTTCCCAGTCAGCGTGTTCTGGGGAAGCTCAACGTCTGGACTTCCCAGCGGCCTCAGAGAAACCTGGTGCTGGACATCCAGAGCATGGAGGAGCTGTTCAGTCAGGTGGACAAGAAGGCTTCGCTGCGAGCCTCCAAGACTCTAAAGGGCAGGGAGGGTGTGGTCCACCATCCGGAGGAGCCGCAG GTCACCATTCTGGACTCCAAGAAGAGCATGAACATTGGGATCTTCCTGAGGCAGTTCAAGAG GCCAATAGAGGAAATGATGCAGGACATTTGCCTGGGGAAGTGGCAGCGCTTCGGTGCTGGGAAACTCCAAGAGCTTTGTAAACTTCTGCCCGAGGGCACCGAG gtgaagcagctgctgtctTTCAGTGGGAACCTGTCGCTCCTGCCCGAGGCCGACCAGTTCATGGTGCGGCTCGTCCAAGTGCCCGG CTACGAGGAGCGACTGAAAATGATGGTGCTTCGGGAGGAATTCTTccctctgatggaggaggtgaacaGCGCTGTTGCTGTCCTGATCAAAGCAGCCAACG AGCTGCTGGACTGTGACGACCTCCACTCAGTCATCAGGCTGGTGCTCAAAGCTGGGAACTACATGAACGCT GGCGGCTACAGCGCCAACGCCATCGGCTTCAGGATGACCTCGCTGCTCAACCTGGCCGACACCAAAGCCAACAAGCCGGGAATGAACCTCATGCACTACGTTGCCAAGGTA CAAGCGGAAGGCATCGACGGCGAGCTGCTGACCTTCCCCAGCCAGCTGCAGCACATCGGCAGCGCGTCCAG GATTTGCAAAGAGGAAGTCACCTTGGACTTTGACAGAGAAGTGAAGAAGTTGAAGGAGGTGAAGTTGTACACCAGCAGAAACCCCAGCCTGGCTCAGCAGATGGAGCCCTTCCTGGCG AGAGCCGACGCCAAGATGGCTGAGGTGGAGTTTTCCCTGCAGGACCTGCAAGTGCTGAGCCACGCCGTGGCCGAATACTTCTGCGAGGACCCCTGCACCTTCAAGCTGGAGGAGTGCTGCTCCATCTTCCACTCCTTCTGCAAGCGCTTCCACACGGCAGTGCAG GAGAACCGTGAGCGAGAGGCAGCGGAGCAGCGGCGCAAGAGGAAGGAGAGCATGCGGAACGCCGCCAAGCGCCGCGCCGTGGTGCCAGAGCCGGATTCACTTCCCTCCGACCTGAGTCTGGAGTCCGCCCTGCACAGCTTCCTGTCCAGCGCTCCGGACGGGCTCGCCCGACACAGAAAGTGCACGCAGCCGGCCGTGGACGTCAGcaaggagccagaggagccggaggaggaggtggaggcctcttctgctgctgagctggagcCTGGCGTCTCGCAAACGCAACTGCAGAACCAGGAGGCAGAAGAGACTCCACCAGAGGGCGACGTGGAGAAGAGCCAGGCGGCAGCTGAGGACAAGGCCCCCGACTCTCCAGCGCCACTCTACACCCCTCACACTCCTCGCCCTCGAACCAGAGACTTCTTCTTTGCTCACAATGGCGACGCAGGTTCGCCGTGGACAATCGTGAGTCCTTTCGCTTGCTCCGCTCGGCCTGCGAGCTGCAGGCCCAGACATCAGCGCCGACTGTCGGCCATGGATGCTGGCGACGATCTGGAGGGGGTGTGGGAGACGGAGGACCCGGCCGAGCCCCCGAGTTCCCCTGGTCAGGACCTGCCGCCCGTGTCTCCACCTGAAGAGGCCTGTGCTGCGGCTCATCCATCCAAGGGCGTCTCCTCAAGGTCAGCTTCCGTGGATGAAACCAAGTCGGTGCCGTCCGGGTTCCGCCTGGGCGACTTGTTCACCAGAAGCATGTCTCAGAGGTCCTTCTCCACCGGCTCCAAAGCCGAGTTCCCCAAGGAGCGCAGCCGTGGAGAAGCTCACGAGAATGCCTTTggaatcatttctttttttaggcGCTTTGGAGGCAGAAGTAAAACGCTTGACGCCGACGACACCAACCAATGA